Sequence from the Terriglobia bacterium genome:
TCAGGCCGAGCAGGCTGTACGTCGTGCGGATAAGGCGCGTAAGGCCGCTCTCGTGCAGTCCGTAACTGGAAAGGAATTCGGCAGCGTCTTCGTCGGCCATGTCGGCGAGTTCGGCTTCTACCTTGCCGCAAATGGCGGTGGCGCCGGTGTTCGGCTTGCCGGTTAGTTCGGTCAGTTTGTAGCGCTCGGCGGCGGCTTCGAGATCTTTGCCGAGCGTTGTGCTTTCGTTCACGTTGAGCACGTAGAGCATCGGCTTTTCGCTGAGGAACATGAAGCCGCGCACAATCTTCTTTTCATCTTTCGACATTTCCATTTCGCGCAGCGGTCGGTCAGTTTCGAGGTGGGCCTTGGCACGGAGAAGGAGTTCGTGTTCCTTTTCGATCTCGGGAGATTTCTTTTTCTTGAGGTCTTTTTCGACGCGCTCGAGCCGGCTTTCGATCTGGATGAGGTCGCTGACGATGAGGTCGGCTTCGACGTTGCGGGCATCGCGCAGGGGATCGATGGCGCCGACATGCGGGATGGAATCGTTTTCAAACGCGCGGAGAACGTGAGCGAGGGCATCGACATTGCGCAAGTTGGAAAGGAACGCGGTCTCTTTAAGCGCTTCCTGGCCAATGGCCGCAACGTCGGCGTATTCGACTTGGGCGTGGACGAGTTTGCGCGGATTGAACAGCTTGGCGAGTCGGTCGAGACGGTCATCTGGAACAGTTGCGACACCGATATGAGCCTCGCGCGGGTTTGCGAACGTGCGGTTGGAAATGTCCGCCTTGGTGAGAATCTTGAACAGAGATGTTTTGCCGACCTGCGGGAGGCCTATGATTCCAGTTTTCATATGAAAGTCCGTGGCTGGTTGTTGCTGGCCTGTTATTGGTGATTCGGAACAGGAACGGCCGGTTGTGGCAGCGACCGGCCACCAGTCACCATCCACCGCTCTTATGATAAACGCCGCGCGGTGAGAAGCAATACTCCGACGCCAAGAAAGAGGATGCTGCCGCCGAGACTGGTGGACCAGCGGTGCAGGTGATCGAATTCGACGCGGCGGGCGTCGGTGAGCGGAACGTTGTCGATGACGCCCATGCTAGTGCGCAGGGCGGCCATCTTCGAGGCGACGCCGAACTGGGCGATCAGAGTAAGGACAAGCATTATGTAGATGAGAACGTGGCTGGCGGCCAAGGACTGCGTCGAACCGGTCTTCAGCTTCTGGAGAATCATGGAGACGATGACGAAGACTACGCCGCAGGCCAGGCCCATAAGGTGCAGGATGCCGAGGGAGCGGTTGACGACGTTTCCGGCGAGATCGCGGGTCGGAAGAATGCCAGGATGAAAGACCGTCGGGGCCACGACGAAGGCGAAGAAGATAAGGCCGCCGAGCCAGATCACCAAGGCGAGGAGCATCAGGAAGCGCAGTGTGAGTTGCACAGGATAAGGATATCGGAAAAGCAACCGAAGAACTGATGATGGGACCGAATAACACACTGGTTGCGGAGAAGAGGGTACGCCAGCCCTAACATCGCGTATCCTGATTGCGAGTCGTGAAATATCCCTTCAATGTCATTGTGCTTGGCGCCGGGGCTGCGGGACTGATGTGCGCCATAGAGGCAGGGAAGCGCGGGCGGAGAGTGGCGGTCCTCGATCACGCCGACCGCATCGGGAAGAAGATCCTGATCTCCGGCGGCGGACGATGCAATTTCACGAACGTTCATTGTCGGGCGGAGAATTTCCTGTCGGCGAATCCTCACTTCTGCAAGTCGGCGCTGGCGCGGTATACACCTCTGGATTTCATCGCCCTGGTCGAGAAGTACCGGATTCCTTATCACGAGAAGACGCTTGGGCAACTGTTCTGTGACCGTTCGGCGCAGGACATCTTGAACATGCTGCAAGAGGAGTGTCGACGATCGGGTGTGAAGATTTTGTCGAATACGCGAGTGTCGGAGATCACGCGACCCGGCGGATTCGCGTTGCGGACGGGCGAGGATGAATATCATGCCGAGGCGCTGGTGATCGCGACTGGAGGACTGTCCATTCCGAAGATGGGAGCTACGGCGTTCGGGTACGAAGTGGCGCGGAAGTTTGGATTGAAGATCGTCGAGTGCAGGCCGGGGCTGGTGCCGCTGACATTCGATGCGGACGATCGGAAAAAGTATGGCGATCTGGCGGGTGTGTCGGCGGAGGTGGTTGCGTCAATGGACCATCAGGAATTTCGCGAAAAGATGCTGATCACACATCGCGGGTTGAGCGGGCCAGCGATTTTGCAGATTTCATCCTATTGGAGAGCTGGCAAGAAGATCGCGCTCGATCTGGCGCCGGGGCGAAATCTCACGGAGAGGATGCTGAAGTCGAGTTCGGGGCGCGACCTGAACTCGGCGAAGGCGGCTTTTCATGCGACCTTGCCGGTACGCTTCACGGAGCGGTGGCTGGAGCACAACGCACCGGCGCGGTGGACGAATCACGAGATCATGGAACTCGAGCGGAGAGCGCATCGCTGGGAAGTGACTCCTGCGGGAACCGAAGGGTATGAGAAGGCCGAGGTCACCGCAGGCGGCGTCGACACGGAGGAACTCTCGGCGAAAACCATGGAGTCGAAGAAAGTTCCAGGGCTCTACTTCATTGGAGAAGTGGTTGACGTGACCGGACAACTCGGCGGGTTCAATTTCCAGTGGGCGTGGGCGTCAGGATACTCGGCGGGGCAGGCAGCGTGAAATGGTGTCCAGTAGGCAATAGCCTGCAGCCAGTGAGAGCAGGTTAGGATCGATCATAGCCCTGTCGACGGGTGGTGTTGTCCGGCCTGACATCGTTCGGCTTCGGCCGGGCACAAGGCAGGGGAAACGATAAAAACCTGCGCCATCACCCGTCTTCCGTTTCGATGCGGTTTCCAGGCAATGGGGCTGCGTTTCGGGCGGTGTCAAATCGATTGCTTGTGACTGAAATCACTCGTCCGGTGGGCATCCCCAACCTACAATTAAAGAGCGCATTATGCACGAGTTGAGCATTGCATCCTCGGTGCTGGAGGCGGTCGCGAAGGAAGCGGAAAAGCGACCGAATACGCGCTTTTTGAAAGTTGGATTGCGGATCGGGGAATTAGCGGCGGTGGATCGCGATGCGCTCAGCTTCGGCTGGGAAGTGCTGACGAAGGACACGGAATGGCAGGGCTTGGAATTGGAGATTGAGTCGATCCCGCGGCGACAACGGTGCACGGTTTGCGGGCATGAGTTCGCGGCACCGGATTTTATGACCGCGTGCCCGAAGTGTACTGAGTTGATGACGATCACGATCGCGGGGGACGAATTGGACATTGCCTATCTCGAGGTGGAAGAGCCATGAGCCAGATTGCGGTGGAGAAGAAGGTCCTGAATGAAAACCAGATCGTGGCGCAGAAGCTGCGCGACACGTACCGCGAGCATGGCATCTTCTGCTTCAATATCATCAGCGCGCCGGGCTCGGGGAAAACGTCGCTGCTGGAGCGCACGCTGGAGCGGCTGCCGAAGGGCTCACGGGTAGCGGTGCTCACAGGCGACCTGCAGACAGAGAACGACGCAACGCGGCTGGCGCGGTTCGGCTTTCCCGTGCGACAGATCATCACCGGCGGAACCTGTCACCTGGATGCTCGCATGGTGGAGAGGCACCTCGCGGAATGGGACATGGCGAACCTGGACACGCTCATCATCGAGAATGTCGGAAATTTAGTTTGCCCGACGAGCTACGACCTGGGTGAGGCGTTCAAGATCGTGATGCTCAGCGTCACCGAGGGCGAGGACAAGCCGTTGAAATATCCGTCGATCTTTTTCAAATCGGAGTTGATGATCCTCAACAAAATCGACCTGCTGCCGTACGTGCCGTTCGATGCCGATAAGGCGAAGGAGAATGCACGCAAGGTGCATCCGGGAATGGAGATCATCGATGTGTCGTGCACGACGGGGGCGGGGCTGGATACTTGGATGAAGTGGTTGGAAGGTAAGCGAGAAAGCCTGGTTCGAGCTTAGTCGTTCTTGGTTTTGAGGTATCCTTCTTTGGATCGACTCGAAGACCGAAGAACGAGGAACGAAGAACCTTTATGTACTATCTGCTTAAGACCGAACCTTCCGTCTATTCCTTTACCGATCTTCAGAAAGAAAAAGAGACCATCTGGGATGGGGTGACGAATCCCATGGCGGTAAAGAATCTGCGCGAGATGCAGAAAGGCGCGAAACTCGTCATTTATCACACTGGCGACGAAAAGCGCGCAGTGGGCACGGCCACCGTGGTCAGCGTCGATGCGACGGACGTGAAAGTGCCGAAGGTGGTGATCAAAGTCGGGCACGCGCTGAAGACCACGCCGACACTCGCCGAATTAAAAGCTAACAAGGAATTCGCTGGATCGCTGCTGGCGAGGAATGGGCGGCTGTCGGTGGTGCCGCTTACGGAGAAACAGTGGCGGATCATTGCTGGGGAGGAGTAGCAATTCTCTCTCAAAGCGGAAACCGATCGAGATACTTGTTCGCCAATCGGCGTATCCACGTCTTGTCTGATTTCTGTAAGGGACGCACATCGCTCGCGAATCCCGGTGCTTTCATCTTCAATAGTGTATGGAGAACCTGCCCATCAACATCGACATCGGAGAGCATGGGAACTAGTCCTGCCGCATACTGCCGAGCGGACGTGTATCCCATTGCTATGATGAATGACTGGCGTCCGCGCCGCAGGTTTCTGCAACACGCGACCTCAGCCAGCTTTCCGAAAATCTCTGGTTTTCGCAGCTTTGGGTTCTTCACTAACGCTTGCCGAATTCCCTCCCCAATCGGCCACACGTTCCACTCGAATTCGTACCACGCCGGTGCGCCCGACGAATCTTTGGATGGGGGCGGCGTCGGCGGGAGCAAGGCTCAGAGCTCGACCACATTCCGCAGTGATTTCTTCGGCACTCTCGGGAACAGGATCTCGCATCGGCAGGCAGATTAACACTTCATGTCTCAGCGGAAAACAAAACAAGAAATCACGCTAAGCTTGCAGTAATCGATTTAAACCTAGAAACTAACCCTGTGTTCCACCTTCGAGATTATCAAAGCAAAGATTTGGAAAAACTTTACCGGCTCGATCAGGAATGTTTCGAGGCGGGAATATCGTACTCACGGGCGGAACTGAGTAGTTTCATTCATCGGCGCGGGTCGTTCTGTTTGGTCGCGGAACTGGAGCAGGAGTGGAACTCCGACAGCGCAAATGCGACGCCGGCGCAGACGAGCAAACCTCCGCTGAAGTTTGAGCCGGGCACGATCGCCGGTTTCGTTGTTGCGGAGCTTCATCCGAAGGGATATGGGCACATCATCACGATCGATGTGCGGCAGGAGTTTCGGCGGATGGAGCTTGGATCGAAGCTGCTGGAAGCGGCCGAGGAGGCACTCCGCAAGCGGAATGGGTTCATGGTCGTGCTCGAGGTGGCCGTCAATAATCGTGCGGCGATTACGTTTTACAAGCGGCACAAGTACAACGTCGCGAGGACGATTCCGCGTTATTACAAAGATGAACTCGATGCGTTTTTTATGACGAAGAGGTTGTAGGCACGAGGTTCGAACTGCGAGATATTAGGACGTAAAGCAGGTACGGGGTTCCCGGTAGCGGAGCTCGGAACTGCAGAAAAACCCCGCACTTCGGAAGGTGCGGGGTTACTTTCGAGCGCGGCTCGTGCGAACTCTTTGCTAGGCCGCGTCGTCCTTCTTGTCCTCGTTCACTTTCTTGTCGAGGTCGCGAACGGCCTTGCGACCGGCGTCTTTCGCCTTTCCGATGGCGTTCTGGGTTTTGCCTTCAGCCTGGTCCAGTGCGCCTTCCGCCTGGGTCTGTTCGTCGCCAGTCCACTCGCCGGCTTGCCGCTTAATGCGGCCTTTCACGTCTTTCAGTTTTCCTTCCACACGATCTTTGTCCATCGGGCCTCCTACTTTCTTGCTGTGTGTAGTTCAATATCTGGTTCGAATCACTTTAGCGTTCACACTGCGGTGCGCCGGCCGCTGATCAACTGGAAGATCAGGGCAATGATCGCGAGCACCAGCAGAATGTGAATAAAACCGCCTAACGTGTAGCTGCTCACAACTCCGACCAGCCACAGGACTAGCAGAATCACAAAGATTGTCCAAAGCATGCTTCCTCACCCCTAAATTGAGATGGCTGGATGTTGGGTGCAGGATGCAGCGGGTGAGGTTGGACGAAATCGCAAGCTGCTGGGCAAGAGGAACATGCGATCGCAGGCAACCCGGGAGATCGAGCTATCGGGCCGAGGGCCACCAAGCGATCGGCAATGAGAGACGAGATAATCTTCAGATTTTTCGATCGCCCGATCGCTCGATTACTAGAACCGCAACACCAGTCCCACTTGCGGCACGACGTTATGTTGTCGTCCGCTGAGGCCGTTCGCCAAGCCGAGGTCGGGCAGGCCGGAGTAAAAGTCGCGGACCTCGGCGCGGGCACTCACGAATGGAGCGATCTTCCAGTCCAAACCGCCGCCGACATCAAACACAGGTTTAGTGGAGGTCTGGTCGGACTGGGTGTCATTTGCGGAACTGTGGTAGCGCGCAACTCCGACACCGCCAGCCAGCCACGGCGAAATAGGGAATCCGGGGGCAAACTTTACCTTGAGTCCGGGCGTGATGAACAGGGAAGAGTATGTTGTTCGGAAAGGTAGCTTCATCACGCTTTGAGGCGCACCGACGACGGGGACTTCCCAATATAACGAGATGAAGGGAACGCCAATGATGCGGTGGGCGAAGTTGCCGCCGACCGCCCAACTGGCGCCGGAATTGAAATCGGAGTTGTTTGGGAACTGGCCGCCGGCCGTGACGGCGAGTTCGTTGCTCTGGGCCAGGGCGGAGAGCGAAAGGAAAAGGCAGGTTGCGCCGATAAGGAGACAGGGCTTTCGTAAGGACATGGAGTGCTCCTCGCCTCTCCGATGCGGTTCGGGAGAGGCCGCGTTGCGATATGAGCTAACAGCGTTCGATTTTATGGCCTCTAATCATTGCCCCCGGGCGTCTGGTTCATTAGAATGCGCCGGGCCCGAAAATCGGTCTTCCAGGCACCCCTTAGCGAGAGCACAGGCACTATGGATCGCATCCTTGATGGACAGGAAATATTGGCTAAGCTTCTCAATTGTCAGGACTTTTTACCTGCTCTGCAACTTTCTATCCGCAGCTTCATCTAAAGTTGAGTAAGATACACTCAAGGAGTCATATGGCTGATCAGACCCGCAATATTGAACGTACCGAACCCGAGTTTCGGGACGATTCTTTGGAGGCGCGGACCCTGCCGGTCCTTCCGGTGCGGGATACGGTGTTGTTTCCACACGCCGTTCTTCCTCTAACGGTTGGCCGGGAGAGCTCCGTGCAGTTAATCAATTCCCTGGGAGAGGACAAGACGATTGTCGTGGTGGCGCAGCGCGAGGCACGCGTGGATTCGCCGCAGCCGACCGATCTCTACACCATGGGAACGCTGGCGACCGTACACAAGGTCGTCAAGATGCCCAACCAGAGCCTGTTCGTATTTGCCGAGGGTCTGGAGCGAGTTCGCATTGACCAATACAGTCAACTCACTCCTTACATGAAAGCCACCGTGAGCACGGTGGGAGAGATTGAGCCGCCGCGGAACGCCGAAATCGAGGCGCTCCACCGCAATATTTTGACCCTCTTCCAGCAGATCGTGACCGGATCGCCGACACTGAGCGACGAGCTTTCGACGGTCGCGATGAACATTGAAGAGCCTGGCCGGCTGGTGGATTTCATTGCCAGTTCACTGCCTTCGCTCGCCACCCGCGACAAGCAGGACGTGCTGGAGACGGCGGACGTGCGTGTCCGGCTCGACAAGATCAACAATCATCTGGCTAAGGAACTTGAAGTCCAGCAGCTTCGCAACAAGATTCAGAGCGAAGTGCAGGACCGTGTGCAGCAGACGCAACGCGAGTACTACCTGCGCGAGCAGATGAAGGCCATCCAAAAGGAGCTGGGTGAGCAGGACGAAACCGCGCGCGACGTCGACGAGTTCAAGGAGAAGATCGAGCAGTCGGGCATGCCGGAAGAGGTAAAAAAGGAAGCCAACAAGGAATTGGCGCGCTTGGCGCGTATGTCGCCAATGGCGGCCGACTATTCCGTCACTCGGAACTACCTCGAATGGCTTGTCATTCTGCCGTGGACGAAGTCGAGCGGCGGCGATGTGGATATCAATAAGGCCAAGCAGGTGCTCGACGAAGACCACTACGATCTGCAGAAGGTAAAGGACCGCATTCTCGACTACCTGTCGGTTCGTCGGCTGAACCCGAAGATGAAGGGACCGATCCTCTGTTTCTTCGGACCCCCGGGAGTGGGCAAGACATCGCTCGGAAAGTCGATTGCGCGAGCGTTAGGACGCAAGTTCTACCGGCTCTCGCTTGGTGGCGTGCATGACGAAGCTGAAATCCGCGGACACCGCCGGACGTACATCGGTGCGCTGCCTGGACAGATCATCCAGGGCATTCGGCGCGCAGAGACAAACGACCCGGTGTTCATGCTCGACGAGATCGATAAGGTCGGGCGAGACTTCCGCGGCGATCCGACGTCAGCACTGCTCGAGGCGCTCGATCCGGAACAGAACTTCTCGTTCCGCGACAACTATCTCGATGTACCGTTCGATTTGAGCAAGGTCCTGTTCATCACCACGGCCAACCAGTTGGATACCATTCCGGATCCGCTGCGCGACCGCATGGAAATCATCGACCTGCACGGATACACGGAAGAGGACAAGGTGCACATCACCTTCCAGTACCTCATCCGTCGGCAGACCGATGAAAACGGATTGAACCAGGATCAGATCGAGTTCACGGATGACGCAGTTCACTTCATCATCCGGCACTACACGCGGGAAGCAGGCGTACGAAGCCTGGAACGGCAGATTGGAACGATCTGCCGCAAACAGGCGCGGCGCATCGCGGAGGGCAAGACCGAGAAATTGGTCGTGAGCCGCGAAGTGGTGCAACAGATGTTGGGTGGCATCAAGATCCGCGTCGATTCGGAAATCGCCGAGCGCACCAAGAACCCGGGTGTCATAGTTGGACTCGCGTGGACGCCCACTGGCGGCGACATCCTCTTCGTGGAAGCGAAGAAGATGAAGGGCAAAGGTGATTTCAAAATCACCGGCCAGATTCAGGACGTGATGCGCGAATCGATGCAGGCTGCTTTGAGCTGGGTACGTTCGAATGCAGAACGGCTCGGCATCGATGAGGATTTCCTCAACAAGTACGACCTGCACATCCACGTTCCGGCGGGCGCCATCCCGAAGGATGGTCCTTCGGCGGGCGTGACAATCGCGACGGCGCTGGTTTCCATGCTGACGGATCGAAAGGTACGTCCGCTGCTGGCCATGACCGGCGAGATCACGCTGAGCGGTAATGTGCTGCCGATCGGTGGCGTGAAGGAGAAGTTCCTGGCTGCGAAGCGCGTCGGCGTGAAAGACGTCATCTTCCCGGCGGACAACGAACAGAACGTTAAGGAAGACCTCACGCCGGAACAACTCGATGGCGTGAACCTGCACTTCGTAAACACCATCGACGAGGTGCTGGCGCTGGCGATTCCTTCCAGTCCTGCAGAGGAAAAGAAGGACGACCAGGTTAGGGAAGTACTAACCGGAGCCAAGTAAAGGCAAAGGCAAAACGGCAAAACTTAGGGCCGCCAAGTGCGCGGCCCTCTTTTGTTCTATTCATCGAGCAAGATTATTGGCACCGATCCGTGGGTTCTCCCGGATAGTTCCCCTGCACGCACGGCACCGCGCTCAGGTACTCGTAGATGGCGCGGAGGTCGTGGTCGGTCAGCTCGCTGAAGGCAGGCCATGGCATGATCTGCAAAAGAGATCCGTCGAATGGCGGTGGAATGCAGCTCGAGTTGGGCGCTCCACTGCAAGTTGGATGGAGATTGTCAGGATCTTTCCCTGTTCGCATAATAGAGACGAATTCTTCGAAACTCGTACCGCCTTCGGGCAAGCCTGTTTTATCAGGTGTCAGGTTGCGGGAGATGATGGGAGCGGCGCCGGGAACCAGGGTGAAGACGCGGCCGCCGCCCAGATAAGTATTCGGGTTCACCATCTCCTGCTGGCCAAAGTAAGGATTGTGTCCGGGCGCAAACTGGGTCTGCGGTCCGGCGCTGTGGCAACCATTGCAGTCGCCAATAACATTCACCAGGTAACTTCCCAGTCCGACCAGCGCAGGATTCTTTCCTTTCATGTTTAGCGGAACAGGTGCAGCTGAGAATCCGGCCTGAATCCTGGAGTCTGTGATTTCATTCTGGCCGCCTTGCGCCTTTGGCGCGAAGAGAGACGCAGTCGCGAGTATAAGACCGCCCAAGGCGATCCCGCCGATGATCTTCAATATCCACCGTTGAGACATATTCCTCTCCTTATTTGATATACCAATGCGCGGATTGCGACTTGCCGGATTGAAATGAACTGCGTTGTGAACGCATGCCACGGGAGAGGGGCTTTGTGCCGCACACATTATTGCGGCAGGCGTATGAGGGCAATGGCAATTCAGTGCAGTGCGACTACGTCGTAAGGTGCACTGCTGCCTTACATCGAAAGGTGTAGGCAGCTTTTCCGAGGATCGTACCTACCGCCTTCCTGGACTAGTCTGCTCCTGTGGCGGCGTGCAGTGGTTTCGCGTTAGCCTCGTACCAAGGTGGCAGCAATTTGAGCAGGACAGCAAGGATGATCAGCGGCAAGACCATCAGTCCTACTGCGATCAATAATCCTTCGCGCGAGATCAGATCGAGTTTGTAAGTCGTGTAGCCGAGGAAGCTCTTCGAGAAGAGTTGGCCGCCAATAACGACGTTCCAACGCATCGCGAAAATACCAATGAGAGTAAGCGATGCTGAGATCGCGTAGATGACGCGGCGC
This genomic interval carries:
- a CDS encoding CsbD family protein; protein product: MDKDRVEGKLKDVKGRIKRQAGEWTGDEQTQAEGALDQAEGKTQNAIGKAKDAGRKAVRDLDKKVNEDKKDDAA
- the lon gene encoding endopeptidase La → MADQTRNIERTEPEFRDDSLEARTLPVLPVRDTVLFPHAVLPLTVGRESSVQLINSLGEDKTIVVVAQREARVDSPQPTDLYTMGTLATVHKVVKMPNQSLFVFAEGLERVRIDQYSQLTPYMKATVSTVGEIEPPRNAEIEALHRNILTLFQQIVTGSPTLSDELSTVAMNIEEPGRLVDFIASSLPSLATRDKQDVLETADVRVRLDKINNHLAKELEVQQLRNKIQSEVQDRVQQTQREYYLREQMKAIQKELGEQDETARDVDEFKEKIEQSGMPEEVKKEANKELARLARMSPMAADYSVTRNYLEWLVILPWTKSSGGDVDINKAKQVLDEDHYDLQKVKDRILDYLSVRRLNPKMKGPILCFFGPPGVGKTSLGKSIARALGRKFYRLSLGGVHDEAEIRGHRRTYIGALPGQIIQGIRRAETNDPVFMLDEIDKVGRDFRGDPTSALLEALDPEQNFSFRDNYLDVPFDLSKVLFITTANQLDTIPDPLRDRMEIIDLHGYTEEDKVHITFQYLIRRQTDENGLNQDQIEFTDDAVHFIIRHYTREAGVRSLERQIGTICRKQARRIAEGKTEKLVVSREVVQQMLGGIKIRVDSEIAERTKNPGVIVGLAWTPTGGDILFVEAKKMKGKGDFKITGQIQDVMRESMQAALSWVRSNAERLGIDEDFLNKYDLHIHVPAGAIPKDGPSAGVTIATALVSMLTDRKVRPLLAMTGEITLSGNVLPIGGVKEKFLAAKRVGVKDVIFPADNEQNVKEDLTPEQLDGVNLHFVNTIDEVLALAIPSSPAEEKKDDQVREVLTGAK
- a CDS encoding lmo0937 family membrane protein, translated to MLWTIFVILLVLWLVGVVSSYTLGGFIHILLVLAIIALIFQLISGRRTAV
- a CDS encoding hydrogenase maturation nickel metallochaperone HypA, whose amino-acid sequence is MHELSIASSVLEAVAKEAEKRPNTRFLKVGLRIGELAAVDRDALSFGWEVLTKDTEWQGLELEIESIPRRQRCTVCGHEFAAPDFMTACPKCTELMTITIAGDELDIAYLEVEEP
- the ychF gene encoding redox-regulated ATPase YchF; amino-acid sequence: MKTGIIGLPQVGKTSLFKILTKADISNRTFANPREAHIGVATVPDDRLDRLAKLFNPRKLVHAQVEYADVAAIGQEALKETAFLSNLRNVDALAHVLRAFENDSIPHVGAIDPLRDARNVEADLIVSDLIQIESRLERVEKDLKKKKSPEIEKEHELLLRAKAHLETDRPLREMEMSKDEKKIVRGFMFLSEKPMLYVLNVNESTTLGKDLEAAAERYKLTELTGKPNTGATAICGKVEAELADMADEDAAEFLSSYGLHESGLTRLIRTTYSLLGLISFFTVGEDECRAWTVERGSKAVNAAGAIHTDLEHHFIRAETIHWDTLLELGSEAAARAAGKLRLEGKDYIVQDGDILHIRHSG
- a CDS encoding DUF4149 domain-containing protein, whose protein sequence is MQLTLRFLMLLALVIWLGGLIFFAFVVAPTVFHPGILPTRDLAGNVVNRSLGILHLMGLACGVVFVIVSMILQKLKTGSTQSLAASHVLIYIMLVLTLIAQFGVASKMAALRTSMGVIDNVPLTDARRVEFDHLHRWSTSLGGSILFLGVGVLLLTARRLS
- the hypB gene encoding hydrogenase nickel incorporation protein HypB, with product MSQIAVEKKVLNENQIVAQKLRDTYREHGIFCFNIISAPGSGKTSLLERTLERLPKGSRVAVLTGDLQTENDATRLARFGFPVRQIITGGTCHLDARMVERHLAEWDMANLDTLIIENVGNLVCPTSYDLGEAFKIVMLSVTEGEDKPLKYPSIFFKSELMILNKIDLLPYVPFDADKAKENARKVHPGMEIIDVSCTTGAGLDTWMKWLEGKRESLVRA
- a CDS encoding cytochrome C, with translation MSQRWILKIIGGIALGGLILATASLFAPKAQGGQNEITDSRIQAGFSAAPVPLNMKGKNPALVGLGSYLVNVIGDCNGCHSAGPQTQFAPGHNPYFGQQEMVNPNTYLGGGRVFTLVPGAAPIISRNLTPDKTGLPEGGTSFEEFVSIMRTGKDPDNLHPTCSGAPNSSCIPPPFDGSLLQIMPWPAFSELTDHDLRAIYEYLSAVPCVQGNYPGEPTDRCQ
- a CDS encoding N-acetyltransferase gives rise to the protein MEKLYRLDQECFEAGISYSRAELSSFIHRRGSFCLVAELEQEWNSDSANATPAQTSKPPLKFEPGTIAGFVVAELHPKGYGHIITIDVRQEFRRMELGSKLLEAAEEALRKRNGFMVVLEVAVNNRAAITFYKRHKYNVARTIPRYYKDELDAFFMTKRL
- a CDS encoding NAD(P)/FAD-dependent oxidoreductase; its protein translation is MRVVKYPFNVIVLGAGAAGLMCAIEAGKRGRRVAVLDHADRIGKKILISGGGRCNFTNVHCRAENFLSANPHFCKSALARYTPLDFIALVEKYRIPYHEKTLGQLFCDRSAQDILNMLQEECRRSGVKILSNTRVSEITRPGGFALRTGEDEYHAEALVIATGGLSIPKMGATAFGYEVARKFGLKIVECRPGLVPLTFDADDRKKYGDLAGVSAEVVASMDHQEFREKMLITHRGLSGPAILQISSYWRAGKKIALDLAPGRNLTERMLKSSSGRDLNSAKAAFHATLPVRFTERWLEHNAPARWTNHEIMELERRAHRWEVTPAGTEGYEKAEVTAGGVDTEELSAKTMESKKVPGLYFIGEVVDVTGQLGGFNFQWAWASGYSAGQAA
- a CDS encoding EVE domain-containing protein, with translation MYYLLKTEPSVYSFTDLQKEKETIWDGVTNPMAVKNLREMQKGAKLVIYHTGDEKRAVGTATVVSVDATDVKVPKVVIKVGHALKTTPTLAELKANKEFAGSLLARNGRLSVVPLTEKQWRIIAGEE